In a single window of the Ruminococcus albus 7 = DSM 20455 genome:
- a CDS encoding EAL domain-containing protein, with the protein MKNDIQTTVGGMRAVELYFRTIRNIAAGNTAFYQSQTRLNSPGLGVLMPENFRDVSEITQQCLNLFDLELYQAMQAVSTFSERELIFNWISVYMPAKFLRDVEAENKIVDTSEKQGINSSQLCFALSEKLFEETDTVVADNIKKLRNRGFHFMLMDFGSISSPIMKLSEYEVDYVMLSPELTQYIGKGERSDSAVKSLIDFVSGLGAEPIADGISNVGQAEILYELDCQYCAGELAGKYMAERYIRRKGKED; encoded by the coding sequence ATGAAGAACGATATTCAGACCACTGTCGGCGGTATGAGAGCTGTAGAACTCTATTTCAGAACGATACGCAATATCGCAGCAGGCAACACCGCCTTCTATCAGTCACAGACCAGACTCAACTCCCCCGGGCTCGGTGTACTGATGCCCGAGAATTTCAGGGATGTATCCGAGATAACCCAGCAGTGCTTAAACCTCTTTGATCTGGAACTCTATCAGGCGATGCAGGCTGTATCCACCTTCAGTGAACGAGAACTGATCTTCAACTGGATATCCGTATATATGCCCGCAAAGTTCCTGAGGGATGTTGAAGCTGAAAATAAGATAGTCGATACCAGTGAAAAACAAGGCATAAATTCTTCCCAGCTGTGTTTCGCCCTGTCCGAGAAGCTTTTTGAGGAGACCGATACCGTGGTAGCAGACAATATAAAAAAACTGCGCAACAGAGGTTTCCACTTTATGCTTATGGATTTCGGCAGCATAAGCTCGCCTATAATGAAGCTTTCGGAGTATGAGGTAGATTATGTTATGCTCAGCCCCGAGCTCACTCAGTATATCGGCAAAGGTGAAAGATCTGACAGCGCAGTTAAGTCGCTTATCGACTTTGTGTCGGGGCTTGGTGCCGAACCTATAGCAGACGGCATATCCAACGTAGGTCAAGCAGAGATACTTTACGAACTTGACTGTCAGTACTGTGCCGGAGAGCTTGCAGGAAAATACATGGCTGAACGATATATAAGACGCAAAGGCAAAGAAGATTGA
- a CDS encoding beta strand repeat-containing protein, giving the protein MKKLHKRFVSFLTATVMMSNLMPLDEMMNLPIHFPKLPSIFTASTIKANAVAADSFNIGEVSFSTPYDFIDYCSYYADDTCMITVEEMIQDPEGEEGTLISQQVTKQFADAHQNDNLTLTFGSDTGSRGEIPEGFVGLGNDDYPFNGTITLPDNGSGAFPLSTYGIPLFSHVNNSVKILSNSRVHDVDTDTYYYPEIKIQFARLSNVGADTSAPLFAQHVYNNSSSTPAHWNVETVSTNALTYSGVIGDITADTEVNLTYTNSSAADVVSNASISDSYYVADVGAICGEMQTGSILNLSYTDNSSSYSITSAYGNAGGLVGSMNGNARINLLAMSSASASKSVVSTSAYSGGLVGNITSEAIINMDSGFTVGGSSATSIPVGGSVTGAAGAGGLFGYYENVTASNTFDIKDYSNEASVYGRYCGGLFGVLENKMVSSAPNTLTITDTTSSGHATLTATSGSGNTYDETGYFGGLVGRYTTDSLTNSLELSELEYSVASDDSFNAFGGAIGYIDVAAYVKADNVAITASGTESRDSIGTSCNNYAFFGGLVGATSASYGDFIDLGDFTLTVTDTSGFNGGGVVGQFYNGVLRFSGITDMTSAKPNGAYATTDADGLRYASYGQLVGYNDNVLVYALGNGSDGNSYGSGWSFKRSSGAISDDLGTWGEVVRSIDDSTSTNAIYFDSTSTNHTATIAAAKPSMGNADDFVRTALNIQLNQGSGYNCLLFTSGNNTRSYLLGTTLTISSGFSLSGTGINGFMRDGTGITVSEGVAASSATSSDIGGVGTFIGTLSGGNNTITLATGEKYGFGISSSSTDEGIGQIYRHQYNGLFSVIGNDTTGTGTVNSLNIAGTINIRNAGADGMSFGAVAARSHGNTALNAITVSASGTNALTVNYHEGAISPGTEDLGKNIGGFIGYVDENTDNGIITITGTSTASPKFVFTGSHKTWLVYGGVIGKIASESIIVNIEQSGSNILTVGMNTDVDNVTVIGDNSDCGGLIGYIISNGSYDDRKINVRNVEFNGCVINNCAEKTAGGFLGYAWMNTTTTIDGVTVKGTSSINNTVLSKTAANVGVICYVATGKWTVNSLSIKKMSMTNGGGTSLGIIVNKAYNSTDGLYLDVLNSGYKLTNADITLPNSIGDFDELAAYSASDVIAGGGGVVSVNTNSSRSGTEAKITVKGTYQNQISRAASTNITAINAAKYANGKSRYYYNLDVMSNADYGQNLVLWSVSKYAASNIADEFIQGEGESFGTTIAADSKTGILTFSGTANLTGLSFYPLKNADTYTIGDLSLTFDYSGIYSTAENVINGDSYIRDPGAVNQHFLMHSGLFMNLETGKAITVTGDLSLAGTFLGLDGTVDETTNSANGYSGVIISKVMNGNFICETGSIALAGITPKTTDNGAYTGGYLLINNIVRESDTVAAPQLIINNLYSGSGYTGTLPVASSLIGSATGNDLTIKFSHVKLDARTTALSGNSGLDTAYNTSRSIFNDAVFLHSIKTNQTATLEYYYTYAEDWEDGDDADSVADRYVTYGKEVKDSLEYRENDVSLENCYSGSNRAYTNPISGTGGVYNFSSGWLPYVAVAFTATNANEMYNRELKVNVEKTGPETGCGTYNHPYVVSGDNLVVIAKFISSGEPSDMQSIRLPKTQLNGITNNAKGDRWCASKTGCAVFELATSGDNNGKYVYTDSSTSPATVYTWTSDNVRLYLASAYYKINSDITLGANYVGLGCTTVINGNYAFRGVIVGEQTSASNAVPKWTITNNSPYPLINVSNGSVIKDINIDVDTDTIVRTQSAATNSAAYFGYNSQCQYYGGIIGEIMGGDNIIDNSYVRYSYTDTDGDENDESFSTAIQLTDNGTNTYGTIVPVGGYVGVVVYGGLIFKNMTSSKTTVANTGLNVYYKTNTTHNLAQDSAEEAIYVNPIVGRVINGYAVNESNQLSVTENGTYHDDANSDAGAARTGTQHTLKNGKKHYSIADIQKYTTITTANSLSVTPPTSATADGTITVPNAQALFILSLITQSGAGTATTSNSNAYVNSFSYGINNTNVYGMSHIADYSDVGTAVTDKYTVTDYDNFASKDTAANTALPYIIKWYTYGTSTNTHHASGVKLFSGDDPNGKELYIAFGNMFLSSTTGTYSNAKGFQAVNSDNTTKLPLTFTKISGNDYTISFNNGSNYIAFENGTSRNIISSNNSYNFEITQITSGEAAGKWEIKGSTSDNRKYLGLRNGNHFTGQAQGGGGNGAQLDFYEKTGEEYDEITYSYPARFVTSSTGYYDISLTGSSYVMPDSFRGLGCVGNYVAGSKMKVDSFTSTASKCTIDVDIYLNKFEYDNYFNNLHSTTTQILSADSGTNNVSKSDSNHGIGLFDSIVTKNASSSISNFTLSGSVNTEIFSNDYSASTHEMDIVASATARFLSVGGVCGASLTDVNITFDQISLNDLTVCGSSAVGGLLGYSGNVGKAVNGVETNIITATQCSATNLSMKMNSSSDQESSEKARNGLGGFVGVCFQGKVIVQGNSASYSTVGLKSIGFESANAEYLSSAGGLVGFAGDGCQAYNMKIQSSDSSSPVTIGGGGIRFAGGICGAMQSRTSGAYEKTENGHTAGDPIPDYVPTCYAVFENCTIENINFKGQFVGGIYGGKWGTTGYTPYSIAINNCKVTGNSASPNTIEAVTVYTTDANYAGGFIGRALVLDNGDPNILIQDSTVSNYSIKGTYCGGFIGYSGSFANNSSVTCYIHDSSVINCTMGDSGNYAGGAIGRIDRKSASSTNKILGYNIKLDDVEAVTGTNMGAWVGYVDGSDDTTSIQFSGMAVYENGFTKT; this is encoded by the coding sequence ATGAAAAAACTTCATAAAAGGTTTGTCAGTTTTCTGACTGCAACGGTTATGATGAGCAATCTTATGCCGCTTGATGAGATGATGAATCTACCTATTCACTTTCCAAAACTTCCGTCTATTTTTACAGCTTCCACCATCAAGGCGAATGCGGTTGCGGCTGACAGCTTTAATATAGGCGAAGTGTCTTTTTCAACACCATATGATTTTATCGACTATTGTTCTTACTATGCCGATGATACTTGTATGATCACTGTTGAGGAAATGATACAAGACCCCGAAGGTGAAGAAGGTACTCTTATATCTCAGCAGGTCACCAAACAGTTTGCAGATGCTCATCAAAACGATAATTTGACGTTGACATTTGGCTCTGATACGGGTTCACGTGGAGAGATACCGGAGGGATTTGTAGGTCTTGGCAATGATGATTATCCTTTTAACGGAACAATAACTCTCCCTGATAATGGTTCGGGCGCTTTCCCTTTAAGCACATATGGGATACCTCTGTTTTCTCATGTCAATAATTCTGTAAAAATTCTGAGCAATTCCCGTGTTCATGACGTGGATACAGATACATATTACTATCCTGAAATAAAAATACAATTTGCAAGACTTTCAAACGTAGGTGCGGATACGAGCGCTCCATTATTCGCTCAACACGTTTACAACAATAGTTCGTCAACTCCTGCACATTGGAATGTTGAAACGGTAAGCACAAACGCATTAACGTATTCAGGTGTTATTGGAGATATTACTGCTGATACAGAGGTCAACTTGACATATACGAATAGTTCTGCTGCTGATGTAGTATCAAATGCCTCAATAAGCGATTCTTACTATGTCGCAGATGTTGGCGCTATATGCGGTGAAATGCAGACCGGTTCGATACTTAACCTCTCATATACTGATAACTCATCATCATACAGCATTACATCTGCCTACGGTAATGCGGGCGGGCTTGTAGGCTCTATGAATGGTAATGCAAGAATAAACCTTCTTGCTATGTCTTCTGCATCTGCTTCCAAAAGTGTTGTCTCGACCTCGGCTTATTCCGGAGGTCTTGTCGGAAATATCACATCAGAAGCAATAATTAATATGGATAGCGGATTTACGGTTGGAGGTTCTTCAGCAACATCTATCCCTGTCGGCGGCAGCGTGACAGGTGCGGCTGGTGCCGGCGGTTTGTTCGGTTACTATGAAAACGTAACGGCGAGCAATACATTTGATATTAAAGATTACAGTAACGAGGCTTCTGTTTATGGGCGATATTGCGGAGGTCTTTTCGGTGTTCTTGAAAATAAAATGGTATCATCTGCACCAAATACCCTTACAATTACAGATACCACTTCTTCAGGACACGCTACATTGACTGCAACATCTGGTTCAGGTAACACATATGACGAAACCGGTTATTTTGGCGGTCTTGTTGGCAGATATACAACTGATAGCCTTACAAACAGCCTTGAACTTAGCGAATTAGAGTATTCTGTAGCTTCTGACGACTCATTCAATGCATTTGGTGGAGCGATAGGATATATTGATGTAGCTGCGTATGTTAAGGCTGACAATGTAGCTATAACCGCAAGTGGAACGGAGAGCAGGGATTCCATAGGCACTTCCTGCAACAATTATGCATTTTTCGGTGGGCTTGTAGGCGCAACTTCTGCAAGTTACGGTGATTTTATTGACCTTGGCGACTTTACGCTGACGGTAACAGATACCTCTGGTTTTAACGGTGGCGGAGTTGTAGGACAGTTCTATAACGGAGTTCTTCGTTTCAGTGGTATTACGGACATGACAAGTGCAAAGCCTAACGGTGCATACGCTACCACAGATGCTGACGGCTTGCGTTATGCAAGCTATGGACAGCTTGTAGGCTATAATGATAATGTTCTTGTATATGCACTTGGTAATGGTTCTGACGGCAACTCATATGGTAGCGGCTGGTCTTTCAAGCGGTCAAGTGGAGCAATTTCAGATGATCTCGGCACATGGGGCGAGGTTGTACGCAGTATTGATGATAGCACTTCAACCAATGCTATTTATTTTGACAGTACAAGTACAAATCATACTGCAACAATTGCTGCTGCCAAACCATCTATGGGTAATGCCGATGATTTTGTAAGAACAGCTCTCAATATTCAGCTCAATCAAGGCTCCGGATACAACTGCCTATTATTTACATCAGGCAATAATACCCGTTCGTATCTTCTTGGTACAACTCTGACCATTTCAAGTGGATTCAGTCTTTCCGGAACGGGCATCAATGGTTTTATGCGTGACGGTACAGGTATAACTGTCAGTGAGGGCGTTGCGGCTTCAAGTGCAACCAGCTCCGATATTGGCGGTGTAGGAACGTTCATTGGAACACTCAGTGGCGGAAACAATACCATAACCTTAGCAACAGGAGAAAAATATGGTTTCGGTATTAGTTCATCTTCAACTGATGAAGGTATAGGTCAAATTTATCGTCATCAGTATAACGGTCTCTTTTCTGTAATTGGAAACGATACAACAGGAACAGGTACGGTCAATAGCCTAAATATTGCCGGAACCATCAATATTCGCAATGCGGGTGCTGACGGCATGAGCTTTGGTGCTGTCGCTGCTCGCTCACACGGAAACACTGCACTTAATGCAATTACAGTTTCAGCAAGCGGGACTAACGCTTTGACAGTTAATTACCATGAAGGAGCTATTTCACCTGGCACCGAGGATTTAGGTAAGAACATTGGCGGCTTTATTGGGTATGTTGATGAAAACACCGATAATGGAATAATTACTATTACAGGAACATCTACTGCTTCTCCTAAATTTGTGTTTACAGGTTCTCATAAAACCTGGCTGGTTTACGGAGGTGTTATAGGCAAAATCGCATCTGAAAGCATCATAGTAAACATAGAACAAAGCGGCAGTAATATCTTAACTGTTGGAATGAATACTGATGTAGATAATGTGACTGTTATTGGTGATAATTCTGATTGCGGCGGACTTATTGGTTATATCATTTCAAATGGCAGCTATGATGACCGTAAAATAAACGTTAGAAATGTAGAATTCAATGGCTGTGTGATTAATAACTGTGCTGAGAAAACAGCTGGTGGATTTCTTGGTTATGCCTGGATGAATACAACTACGACCATTGATGGAGTTACTGTAAAGGGAACAAGTTCAATCAATAATACCGTTTTATCCAAAACTGCTGCTAACGTTGGTGTTATTTGCTATGTAGCCACCGGCAAGTGGACAGTAAATTCACTTTCCATAAAAAAGATGTCTATGACTAATGGCGGCGGAACATCACTCGGCATAATTGTCAACAAGGCTTATAACAGCACTGATGGCTTGTATCTTGACGTTCTGAATTCCGGATATAAATTAACGAATGCTGATATAACACTACCAAATAGTATAGGCGATTTTGACGAACTTGCTGCTTATTCAGCCAGTGATGTGATTGCAGGCGGCGGGGGCGTTGTATCAGTAAATACGAACAGTAGTCGAAGCGGAACGGAAGCAAAAATAACTGTCAAGGGTACATATCAGAACCAGATTTCAAGGGCAGCCAGCACAAATATCACTGCTATAAATGCTGCCAAGTATGCGAATGGAAAATCAAGATACTACTACAATCTTGATGTAATGTCAAACGCAGATTATGGACAGAATCTGGTATTGTGGAGTGTAAGCAAGTATGCTGCTTCCAATATTGCAGATGAATTCATTCAAGGCGAGGGAGAAAGCTTTGGTACAACGATTGCTGCGGATTCTAAAACAGGTATATTAACCTTTAGCGGAACTGCCAATCTTACAGGTCTTTCTTTCTATCCGCTAAAAAATGCTGACACCTATACCATAGGTGATCTTTCACTTACATTTGATTATAGCGGAATCTACTCTACTGCTGAGAATGTAATCAATGGTGACAGCTATATCCGTGACCCTGGTGCTGTAAATCAGCATTTCCTGATGCATTCGGGATTATTTATGAATTTAGAAACAGGCAAGGCAATAACGGTAACAGGTGATTTATCGCTTGCCGGAACATTTCTTGGTCTTGACGGTACGGTTGATGAGACAACAAATTCCGCTAATGGATATAGCGGTGTTATTATCAGCAAGGTGATGAATGGTAATTTCATATGCGAAACCGGTTCGATTGCACTTGCCGGAATAACTCCTAAAACAACAGATAACGGTGCATATACAGGCGGTTATTTGCTTATCAATAATATAGTTAGAGAAAGTGATACCGTTGCTGCTCCTCAGCTCATTATAAATAATCTTTATTCGGGAAGCGGTTATACCGGCACTCTCCCTGTTGCAAGCAGTCTTATAGGCAGTGCAACGGGTAATGATCTTACTATAAAGTTTTCTCATGTCAAACTCGATGCAAGAACTACTGCATTATCAGGAAACAGCGGTTTGGATACGGCATATAACACATCAAGGTCTATATTTAATGATGCTGTATTTTTGCATTCTATCAAAACTAATCAGACAGCAACTCTTGAATACTACTATACCTATGCAGAGGATTGGGAGGACGGAGACGATGCTGATTCAGTAGCAGACAGATATGTAACATACGGCAAAGAAGTTAAGGACTCCTTGGAATACAGAGAAAATGATGTTAGCCTTGAAAACTGCTACTCCGGCTCAAATCGTGCCTACACGAACCCCATATCGGGAACAGGAGGAGTATATAATTTCTCAAGTGGTTGGCTGCCTTATGTTGCCGTAGCATTCACAGCAACAAATGCCAATGAAATGTATAACAGAGAGTTGAAGGTCAATGTCGAAAAGACCGGTCCTGAGACCGGATGCGGCACTTATAACCACCCTTATGTTGTATCAGGTGACAATCTTGTAGTTATTGCCAAATTCATCTCCTCCGGTGAGCCGAGTGATATGCAGAGCATACGTCTGCCTAAAACGCAGCTCAATGGAATTACAAATAATGCAAAAGGTGATCGTTGGTGTGCAAGCAAAACTGGGTGCGCTGTATTTGAGCTTGCTACATCCGGTGATAACAACGGAAAATACGTCTATACTGATTCATCAACAAGCCCTGCAACGGTTTACACATGGACTTCTGATAATGTTCGTCTGTACCTTGCAAGTGCATATTATAAGATAAACAGTGATATTACTCTTGGTGCTAACTATGTCGGTTTAGGCTGTACAACAGTAATAAATGGAAATTATGCTTTCCGAGGAGTTATTGTTGGAGAACAGACAAGTGCAAGCAATGCCGTTCCAAAATGGACTATCACGAACAATAGCCCTTATCCGCTCATCAATGTCTCTAACGGAAGCGTTATAAAAGACATTAATATTGATGTTGACACAGATACTATCGTGCGTACTCAGTCCGCTGCTACTAACAGTGCTGCTTATTTTGGTTATAATTCTCAGTGTCAGTATTACGGTGGAATCATTGGCGAAATTATGGGCGGCGACAATATCATTGACAACAGCTATGTGAGATATTCTTATACCGACACCGATGGTGATGAGAACGATGAATCTTTCTCTACAGCGATACAGTTGACAGATAACGGAACAAATACTTATGGTACAATAGTGCCTGTCGGCGGTTATGTGGGTGTTGTTGTTTATGGCGGTCTTATTTTCAAAAATATGACTTCCTCAAAAACAACTGTAGCTAATACGGGACTTAACGTATATTACAAGACTAATACAACACATAATCTTGCACAGGATTCCGCTGAGGAAGCAATTTATGTAAATCCGATTGTCGGACGTGTCATCAACGGTTATGCGGTCAATGAATCAAATCAATTATCAGTGACCGAAAACGGCACTTATCACGATGATGCTAATAGTGACGCAGGTGCTGCAAGAACAGGAACACAACACACTCTGAAAAACGGTAAAAAGCATTATTCTATTGCCGATATTCAGAAGTATACGACTATAACAACAGCTAATTCACTTTCTGTCACACCACCTACAAGTGCAACAGCAGACGGAACGATAACGGTTCCTAATGCACAAGCACTCTTCATTCTGTCGCTTATAACGCAGTCTGGTGCAGGAACAGCTACAACGTCTAACAGCAATGCTTATGTAAATTCGTTTTCGTATGGAATTAATAATACTAATGTTTACGGTATGAGCCATATAGCGGATTATAGTGACGTGGGTACTGCGGTCACGGATAAATACACAGTAACGGACTATGATAATTTTGCAAGCAAAGATACGGCTGCTAATACCGCTTTACCATATATAATCAAGTGGTATACATACGGAACTTCCACAAACACTCATCATGCTTCGGGAGTAAAACTGTTTTCAGGCGATGATCCCAATGGAAAAGAACTATACATCGCATTTGGAAATATGTTTTTAAGCAGTACAACAGGTACTTACTCTAATGCGAAAGGATTTCAAGCTGTTAATTCTGATAATACAACAAAATTACCGTTAACATTTACTAAAATAAGTGGCAATGATTATACAATATCTTTTAATAATGGTTCTAATTATATTGCATTTGAAAATGGTACAAGTAGAAATATTATTTCATCTAATAATTCATACAACTTCGAAATAACACAAATAACCTCAGGAGAAGCGGCAGGAAAATGGGAAATAAAGGGTTCTACTTCAGATAATAGGAAATACTTAGGTTTAAGAAATGGCAATCATTTCACTGGTCAGGCACAAGGTGGTGGAGGTAATGGAGCGCAGCTGGATTTCTATGAGAAGACAGGCGAAGAATATGACGAAATCACATACAGCTATCCTGCTCGCTTTGTAACATCATCAACAGGATATTACGACATAAGTCTTACAGGTTCTTCCTATGTCATGCCTGATAGTTTCCGTGGATTAGGTTGTGTTGGAAACTATGTAGCAGGAAGTAAAATGAAGGTTGACTCTTTTACCTCTACTGCGTCTAAGTGCACAATAGATGTTGATATATACTTGAATAAGTTTGAGTATGACAACTACTTCAATAACCTTCATTCAACTACAACCCAAATTTTGAGTGCAGACAGCGGTACTAATAATGTCAGCAAGTCGGATTCAAACCACGGAATAGGCTTGTTTGACAGCATAGTAACCAAAAATGCAAGCAGCAGTATTTCCAATTTCACTCTCTCTGGTTCTGTAAATACTGAAATTTTCAGTAACGATTACAGCGCTTCAACACACGAAATGGATATTGTTGCATCGGCAACTGCAAGATTTCTGAGCGTGGGTGGTGTCTGCGGTGCAAGTTTGACTGATGTGAATATTACTTTTGATCAAATCTCATTGAATGACCTGACAGTATGCGGTTCAAGTGCCGTAGGCGGTCTTCTCGGCTATTCCGGCAATGTTGGTAAAGCTGTTAATGGTGTAGAGACAAACATTATCACAGCGACACAGTGCAGTGCAACAAATCTTTCAATGAAGATGAATTCAAGTTCCGATCAGGAAAGCTCCGAAAAAGCCCGAAATGGTTTAGGCGGATTTGTAGGTGTATGTTTCCAAGGAAAGGTAATCGTTCAGGGTAATTCAGCAAGCTATTCAACAGTAGGTTTGAAATCTATCGGCTTTGAATCAGCTAATGCAGAATACCTTTCATCAGCAGGAGGACTTGTTGGTTTCGCAGGTGACGGCTGTCAGGCTTACAATATGAAGATACAATCAAGTGATAGCAGCAGCCCTGTTACGATTGGCGGCGGAGGAATACGTTTTGCCGGCGGAATTTGCGGAGCTATGCAGTCGAGAACTTCCGGTGCTTATGAAAAAACAGAAAATGGTCACACGGCAGGCGATCCTATACCCGATTATGTGCCGACCTGTTATGCTGTTTTTGAGAATTGCACAATAGAAAATATCAATTTCAAAGGTCAATTTGTCGGCGGTATCTATGGCGGCAAATGGGGAACAACAGGCTATACACCTTATTCAATCGCCATAAACAATTGTAAAGTGACGGGTAATTCTGCTTCACCAAACACAATAGAGGCAGTGACCGTCTATACAACTGATGCAAACTATGCAGGCGGATTTATCGGTAGAGCATTGGTATTGGATAACGGCGATCCTAACATTCTCATTCAGGATAGTACCGTTTCAAATTACAGCATTAAGGGTACTTATTGTGGAGGATTCATTGGTTACTCTGGTTCATTTGCTAATAATAGTTCTGTAACCTGCTATATTCACGATAGTTCTGTTATTAATTGTACTATGGGTGATTCCGGTAATTATGCCGGCGGTGCTATCGGACGAATTGACAGAAAAAGTGCATCAAGCACAAACAAAATCCTCGGCTATAATATCAAACTTGATGATGTAGAAGCTGTAACAGGCACTAATATGGGTGCTTGGGTAGGCTATGTTGACGGAAGTGATGATACAACCTCTATTCAGTTCTCGGGTATGGCTGTTTATGAAAACGGTTTTACTAAAACGTAG